From the genome of Leifsonia sp. 1010:
CATCGGCAATGTCCGCGGTGCTCTGCTCGGCGGTCTGCTGCTGGGCGTCATCGGCAACTACGGGCAGATCCTGCTCGGTGACTCGCAGTGGACGGACGTCGTGGCCTTCGTGGTCCTCGTCCTGGTGCTGCTCATCAAGCCGAGCGGCATTCTCGGCACCTCGCTCGGAAGGAGCCGCGCATGAGCATGTCAGAAGGCCCCAGGGTCCTGCCCGATGCTCGCGAAGAGCAGGCCGTCGACGCCCTCGAAGCGTCCCGCGGCAAGCGCAGCACCGGCCCGTTCGCCAACCTCCGCGACCGCTGGAACAACCTCCCGCGTGCCGTGCAGTGGGCATGGCTGCTCATCGTGGTCGCGCTCGCCTACGCCCTGCCGTACCTGAACTTCTTCCCGCTCTCGACGGCCCCCGGCAACGACTGGGCGCTGGCCTGCTTCTCGATGGCGGTCTACGCGCTCATCGCGATCGGCCTGAACGTCGTGGTCGGTTATGCCGGCCTGCTCGACCTCGGCTACGTCGCGTTCTTCGCGGTCGGGTCGTACACGGCCGCAATGCTGACCAGCCCCGACTCGCCGTTCGTGAAGATCCCGTACCTGTGGACGATCCCGGTCGCCATCGCGGTGACGATGACGTTCGGCATCATCCTCGGCGTCCCGACGCTCCGCCTGCGCGGCGACTACCTGGCGATCGTGACGCTCGGCTTCGGTGAGATCGTCCGCATCCTCGCCACGATCATCCCGGCGATGAAGGGTCAGGTCGGCTTCCAGAACGTCGGCCACCCGCCGGGGGAGAACGCCGACGGCATCCCGATCTTCTCCAACTCCAACGGCGTGCCGTGGTACTGGCTGACGATCACCGTCATCATCGTGATCCTGCTGCTGGTCGGCAACCTGGAGCGCAGCCGCGTCGGCCGCGCCTGGGTCGCGATCCGCGAGGATGAGGACGCCGCGGAGATCATGGGCGTCCCGACCTTCAAGTACAAGGTGTGGGCGTTCGCGATCGGCGCCGGCGTCGGCGGTCTGTCCGGTGCGCTGTTCGCCGGTCAGGTCGGCTTCGTGAACAACCAGAAGTTCGACGTGCAGACGTCGATCCTGTTCCTCGCGGCCGTCGTCCTCGGCGGTGCGGGCAACAAGGTCGGCGCCATGCTCGGTGGCGCGATCGTGGCGTACATCCCGCTGCGGTTCACCGTCATCGCCGACTACAAGTACCTGATCTTCGGCATCGCCCTCGTGCTCATCATGATCTTCCGTTCGCAGGGACTGTTCCCGGCGCGGCAGAAGCTGCTGGCCTACGGCAGGCACGCCTACCGCCGGGTGGCGGACGCGGCGAAGGGACGTCCGGGCCCGCGGACCGGGGCCACTCCGGTCGTCGACAGCGGGGCACTGGATGCCGATGGCAGCGCGAAGGGAGGCGCACGATGACGGACGCACGGAACACGGTTCCGGAGGAGGAGCCGGCCCTCGGCGTGAACGAGGACGAGCTGGAGGCTGCGGGTATCGACCTGGAGGTCGCCGAGGCCGCAGCACCGGACCGCGAAATCGCGGTCGAGGTGGGCGAGAACATCGTAGAGGTGCGCAACCTGACGGTGAAGTTCGGCGGCCTCACCGCTCTCGACGATGTCACCTTCGACATCCGGCGTGGCGAGATCCTCGGGCTGATCGGCCCGAACGGTGCAGGTAAGACGACGTGCTTCAACGCCATGACGGGCGTCTACAAGCCGACCAGCGGCGACGTGCTGCTGGAGGGCCAGACGATCAAGGGCCGCAAGCAGCACCAGATCACCCGGCTCGGTCTCTCGCGGACGTTCCAGAACATCCGGCTGTTCGGTGAGATGACGGCGCTCGAGAACGTCGTGGTCGGACTGGATGCACGGCACCGCACGTCGGTCCCCGGCGCGCTGCTCCGCCTCCCGCGGCACACGCGCGAGGAGAAGTCGTCGATCGAGCGCGGAATGGCCCTGCTCGAGTTCGTCGGCATCGCCGACCAGGCAGGTTCGCTGTCGCGGTCGCTCCCGTACGGCTACCAGCGCCGTCTGGAGATCGCCCGCGCGCTCGCGACCGACCCGAAGGTGCTGTGCCTCGACGAGCCGGCCGCCGGCTTCAACCCGGCGGAGAAGGAGGAGCTCATGGAGCTCATCCGCACCATCCGGGCCGACGGGTACACCGTTCTGCTGATCGAACACGACATGAAGCTGGTCATGGGAGTGACCGACCGGATCGTCGTGCTGGAATTCGGACGCAAGATCGCCGACGACACTCCGGAGGCCATCCGGAACGACCCTCGCGTGATCGCCGCCTACCTCGGGGAGCCCGAAGATGACGTTGCTTGAGCTGAAGAACATCAGCGTTTCGTACGGCCGGATCGAGGCCATCCACGACATGTCCTTCTCGGTTGATGAGGGCGAGATCGTCAGCCTGATCGGTGCGAACGGCGCCGGCAAGTCGACGACCATGAAGACGATCTCGGGCATCCTGAACCCGTCGAAGGGGTCCATCCTCTTCGACGGCGAGGACATCACCAAGATGAAGGCGCACATCCGCGTCGTCCGGGGCATCTCGCAGGCGCCGGAGGGCCGGGGCATCTTCCCGGGCATGACGGTCATGGAGAACCTCGACATGGGCGCGTTCGGCCGCAAGGACCGCTCCAAGATGGGCGAGGACTTCGACCGGGTGTTCGCGCTGTTCCCGCGACTCGCCGAGCGGAAGACGCAGGTCGGCGGCACGATGTCGGGCGGCGAGCAGCAGATGCTCGCCATCGGACGCGCGCTGATGTCGAACCCGCGGCTCCTGCTGCTGGACGAGCCGTCGATGGGTCTGGCGCCGCAGTTC
Proteins encoded in this window:
- a CDS encoding branched-chain amino acid ABC transporter permease, yielding MSMSEGPRVLPDAREEQAVDALEASRGKRSTGPFANLRDRWNNLPRAVQWAWLLIVVALAYALPYLNFFPLSTAPGNDWALACFSMAVYALIAIGLNVVVGYAGLLDLGYVAFFAVGSYTAAMLTSPDSPFVKIPYLWTIPVAIAVTMTFGIILGVPTLRLRGDYLAIVTLGFGEIVRILATIIPAMKGQVGFQNVGHPPGENADGIPIFSNSNGVPWYWLTITVIIVILLLVGNLERSRVGRAWVAIREDEDAAEIMGVPTFKYKVWAFAIGAGVGGLSGALFAGQVGFVNNQKFDVQTSILFLAAVVLGGAGNKVGAMLGGAIVAYIPLRFTVIADYKYLIFGIALVLIMIFRSQGLFPARQKLLAYGRHAYRRVADAAKGRPGPRTGATPVVDSGALDADGSAKGGAR
- a CDS encoding ABC transporter ATP-binding protein; protein product: MTDARNTVPEEEPALGVNEDELEAAGIDLEVAEAAAPDREIAVEVGENIVEVRNLTVKFGGLTALDDVTFDIRRGEILGLIGPNGAGKTTCFNAMTGVYKPTSGDVLLEGQTIKGRKQHQITRLGLSRTFQNIRLFGEMTALENVVVGLDARHRTSVPGALLRLPRHTREEKSSIERGMALLEFVGIADQAGSLSRSLPYGYQRRLEIARALATDPKVLCLDEPAAGFNPAEKEELMELIRTIRADGYTVLLIEHDMKLVMGVTDRIVVLEFGRKIADDTPEAIRNDPRVIAAYLGEPEDDVA
- a CDS encoding ABC transporter ATP-binding protein; the encoded protein is MLELKNISVSYGRIEAIHDMSFSVDEGEIVSLIGANGAGKSTTMKTISGILNPSKGSILFDGEDITKMKAHIRVVRGISQAPEGRGIFPGMTVMENLDMGAFGRKDRSKMGEDFDRVFALFPRLAERKTQVGGTMSGGEQQMLAIGRALMSNPRLLLLDEPSMGLAPQFIRQIFSIVTEINKQGTTVLLVEQNANQALARANRGFVLETGVITRAGTGKELLADPAIKEAYLGVA